Proteins encoded together in one Nitrospirota bacterium window:
- the trpE gene encoding anthranilate synthase component I, producing the protein MAPPQYSLSLDQFRQYAGEGNLIPLYREILADYETPVSAFSKIDHGPSAYLLESIEGGEKWARYSFLGSGSPVVVYEDRGDLVVVQGTRKKRIPSRGNPLERLREMMEGYRPVTVPDLPPFVGGAVGYLSYDMVRTFEDMAARQKDPLNLPDCAFLLTDTMLIFDNVAQKIKVVSTAHITAKGERGLKAAYRLATERIERMIARLKRPLRRTRPHRRRKPVTFTSNMSKADFEKMVVRTKEYIRAGDIVQTVVSQRWETNLQAPPLQLYRALRVVNPSPYMYYLRIAGVELVGSSPETLVRCENGVISLRPIAGTRRRGATPEEDQQMEKRLLADEKERAEHVMLVDLGRNDVGRVAKAGSVVVDSLMHVERYSHVMHIVSNVTGQLDESKTSYDVLRACFPAGTVSGAPKIRAMQIIDELEPTRRGPYAGAVGYLSFSGNMDMCINIRTVVVKKHQAFIQAGAGIVADSNPEHEYEETCNKAQAMMKAVQLAEQGLE; encoded by the coding sequence GTGGCGCCGCCGCAATACTCGCTCAGCCTCGACCAATTTCGGCAATATGCCGGAGAGGGTAACCTCATTCCGCTCTATCGAGAGATTCTCGCGGACTATGAAACCCCCGTCTCCGCCTTTTCAAAAATCGATCATGGCCCTTCAGCCTACCTCCTAGAGTCTATTGAGGGGGGGGAGAAATGGGCTCGTTATTCCTTCCTCGGCAGTGGTTCGCCCGTTGTCGTCTACGAAGATCGGGGCGACCTGGTTGTCGTGCAGGGCACACGCAAGAAGCGTATTCCCAGTCGTGGAAATCCGCTTGAACGACTGCGTGAGATGATGGAGGGTTATCGCCCGGTGACGGTGCCGGATCTACCCCCGTTCGTCGGAGGTGCCGTTGGATATCTGAGCTACGACATGGTGCGTACGTTCGAGGACATGGCCGCCAGGCAGAAGGATCCTCTGAATCTGCCGGACTGTGCCTTCCTGCTCACCGATACCATGCTGATCTTCGACAATGTCGCCCAGAAGATCAAAGTCGTATCCACTGCGCATATCACGGCGAAGGGGGAGCGTGGCCTCAAGGCCGCCTACCGATTAGCCACGGAACGGATCGAGCGCATGATCGCGCGGCTGAAACGTCCGCTTCGCCGTACTCGTCCGCATCGCCGCCGGAAGCCGGTGACGTTTACGTCGAATATGAGCAAGGCAGATTTTGAAAAGATGGTCGTGCGGACGAAAGAATATATTCGGGCCGGCGATATCGTCCAAACTGTGGTCTCTCAGAGATGGGAGACCAACCTCCAAGCGCCGCCGTTGCAACTCTATCGCGCATTACGTGTGGTGAATCCTTCTCCCTATATGTATTACCTGCGTATTGCAGGGGTTGAGCTGGTCGGTTCCTCTCCGGAGACCCTCGTCCGTTGCGAAAACGGTGTCATCTCTCTTCGTCCCATTGCCGGCACGCGCCGCCGCGGAGCGACGCCGGAAGAAGATCAGCAGATGGAGAAGCGGCTGCTGGCCGATGAGAAGGAACGGGCCGAGCATGTCATGCTCGTGGATCTCGGGCGGAACGATGTCGGACGCGTGGCGAAAGCAGGGTCGGTCGTGGTGGATTCACTCATGCACGTCGAGCGGTATTCGCACGTCATGCACATCGTCTCGAATGTGACAGGGCAACTGGATGAGTCGAAGACCTCGTACGACGTGTTGCGGGCTTGTTTTCCTGCCGGTACGGTCTCCGGCGCGCCGAAGATTCGCGCGATGCAGATCATCGATGAACTCGAGCCTACCAGGCGCGGGCCCTATGCCGGCGCGGTGGGGTATCTCAGTTTCTCCGGCAACATGGACATGTGTATCAACATCCGCACCGTCGTCGTCAAAAAGCACCAGGCCTTCATCCAAGCCGGGGCCGGCATCGTTGCCGATTCGAATCCTGAACATGAATATGAAGAGACCTGCAACAAGGCCCAGGCCATGATGAAGGCCGTCCAATTGGCCGAGCAGGGACTAGAATAA
- a CDS encoding aminodeoxychorismate/anthranilate synthase component II encodes MLLMIDNYDSFTYNLVQYFGELGEDVRVFRNNKITIEQIESLKPSRIVISPGPCTPMEAGVSVETIRHFGGRLPLLGVCLGHQSLAVAFGGDVVRAERLMHGKTSKIRHDGKTIFYQLPNPFDATRYHSLIVKRDTLPSCFEISAETAEGEIMGLRHRSLGIEGVQFHPESILTTAGKDLLRNFLKL; translated from the coding sequence ATGCTACTGATGATCGACAACTACGATTCCTTCACCTATAACCTGGTGCAATACTTCGGGGAGCTTGGTGAAGATGTTCGGGTGTTTCGTAACAATAAGATTACGATTGAGCAGATCGAGTCGCTGAAACCCAGCCGCATCGTCATTTCTCCAGGGCCCTGCACGCCGATGGAAGCGGGCGTATCGGTTGAGACCATACGGCATTTCGGCGGACGCCTTCCCCTCTTGGGCGTCTGCCTGGGCCATCAATCTCTGGCCGTGGCGTTTGGCGGTGACGTGGTCCGAGCTGAACGGTTGATGCATGGGAAGACGTCGAAGATCCGGCATGACGGGAAAACGATTTTCTATCAGCTCCCCAATCCCTTTGATGCCACTCGCTACCATTCCCTGATCGTGAAACGCGACACCCTCCCGTCCTGTTTTGAGATCTCCGCCGAGACGGCGGAGGGGGAAATCATGGGATTGCGCCATCGGTCATTGGGCATTGAAGGGGTGCAGTTTCACCCAGAGTCGATCCTCACCACGGCGGGGAAGGACCTCCTCCGTAACTTCCTGAAGTTGTAG
- the trpB gene encoding tryptophan synthase subunit beta encodes MGAVPNKQGRFGAYGGRYVPETLMPALLELEEEYARAKKDRRFQSELAYYLKHYVGRPTSLYFAQRLTKRLGGAKIYLKREDLCHTGAHKINNAIGQGLLAQRMKKPRIIAETGAGQHGVATATVAAMFGLQCEIYMGTEDMQRQALNVFRMRLLGSTVTGVDAGSRTLKDAISEAMRDWTTNIRTTHYILGSVLGAHPYPMMIRDFQSIIGRETRRQILAAEGRLPDCLIACVGGGSNAMGLFHAFIKDKKVKMVGVEAGGLGVASGKHAARFEGGKPGVLQGTMTYLLQDEDGQINLTHSVSAGLDYAAVGPEHSYLRDQGRASYTSVTDDEAMAAFDLLAREEGIMPALESAHAIAYTVKAAPSMKKNQILVVNLSGRGDKDVQQVAKMRGITL; translated from the coding sequence ATGGGCGCAGTTCCCAACAAACAAGGCCGCTTCGGTGCCTACGGTGGACGGTATGTTCCTGAAACACTCATGCCCGCGTTGCTTGAGTTGGAGGAGGAATATGCCCGTGCAAAAAAAGACCGGCGCTTCCAGTCCGAGCTGGCCTATTATTTAAAACACTATGTCGGTCGACCCACCTCGCTCTACTTCGCGCAACGACTCACCAAGCGCCTGGGTGGCGCGAAGATCTATTTGAAGCGTGAAGACCTCTGTCATACCGGAGCCCATAAGATTAATAACGCAATCGGGCAGGGACTGTTGGCTCAGCGGATGAAGAAGCCGCGCATCATCGCTGAAACAGGCGCCGGGCAACATGGCGTGGCGACGGCAACCGTTGCGGCGATGTTCGGGCTGCAATGTGAAATTTATATGGGAACCGAGGACATGCAGCGCCAGGCGCTGAACGTCTTCAGGATGAGATTGCTCGGCTCGACCGTGACCGGTGTCGATGCTGGAAGCCGCACATTGAAGGATGCGATCAGTGAAGCCATGCGGGATTGGACGACGAACATCCGCACGACGCACTATATTCTCGGTTCAGTGCTTGGTGCCCATCCCTATCCCATGATGATCCGGGACTTCCAATCCATTATCGGGCGAGAAACCAGACGACAGATCTTGGCAGCAGAAGGCCGGTTGCCGGATTGCCTCATCGCCTGCGTCGGTGGCGGCAGTAATGCCATGGGACTCTTCCATGCATTTATCAAAGACAAGAAGGTGAAGATGGTGGGCGTCGAGGCGGGTGGCCTGGGGGTGGCGAGCGGAAAACATGCCGCGCGTTTTGAGGGAGGCAAGCCGGGCGTCTTACAAGGCACCATGACCTATCTACTCCAGGATGAAGATGGACAAATTAATCTGACGCATTCCGTGTCGGCCGGGTTGGATTATGCCGCAGTCGGCCCCGAACATAGTTATTTGCGGGATCAAGGCCGCGCGTCCTACACCTCGGTGACCGATGATGAAGCGATGGCGGCGTTCGACTTACTGGCGAGAGAAGAGGGGATCATGCCGGCTCTCGAAAGCGCCCATGCCATTGCATACACAGTGAAGGCGGCGCCCTCGATGAAGAAGAACCAGATCCTGGTCGTGAATCTCTCCGGTCGTGGCGATAAGGATGTGCAACAGGTCGCGAAGATGCGAGGAATCACGTTATGA
- the trpC gene encoding indole-3-glycerol phosphate synthase TrpC translates to MILSRILEHKKAELRHKQSRGYLSELKKRIQDAPGVLGFAVALEATKTAGSPSLIAEVKKASPSLGLLRPEFSERFNYLEIAKTYHAHGASALSILTDKDFFQGSLDYLREIKQSVPMPALNKEFMVEEVQFYEARAYGADAVLLIVAALERQQLIDFYALARGLGLDVLIETHHERELDTVLERVPDARLIGINNRDLKTFTTDLGVTLRLAKRIPADKLIISESGIHTRADVGRLVEAGIHAMLVGESLIRAEDTAAKIRELMGTPDSSHV, encoded by the coding sequence GTGATTCTTTCTCGTATTCTGGAGCATAAGAAAGCTGAACTCAGGCATAAACAAAGCCGTGGGTACCTCTCTGAGCTGAAGAAAAGAATTCAGGACGCGCCAGGTGTATTAGGCTTCGCCGTCGCCCTCGAAGCGACAAAAACGGCTGGCAGCCCGTCGCTGATCGCCGAAGTCAAAAAAGCCTCGCCTAGTCTTGGTCTCCTCCGGCCCGAGTTCTCCGAACGGTTTAATTACCTCGAGATTGCCAAGACCTACCATGCCCATGGCGCGTCGGCTCTATCCATTTTAACCGACAAGGATTTTTTTCAAGGCAGTCTCGATTATCTTCGCGAGATCAAACAATCGGTGCCGATGCCTGCCCTGAATAAAGAGTTCATGGTCGAAGAGGTCCAATTTTACGAGGCGCGTGCCTACGGAGCCGATGCAGTCCTGTTAATCGTCGCAGCATTGGAACGGCAGCAATTAATAGACTTCTATGCGCTCGCTCGCGGGTTAGGGCTGGATGTCTTGATCGAAACTCATCATGAGCGAGAACTCGACACGGTATTGGAGCGTGTCCCGGACGCGCGGCTGATCGGTATCAACAATCGCGACCTGAAGACCTTCACGACCGATCTTGGAGTGACACTGCGGTTGGCCAAACGGATCCCGGCTGACAAGCTGATCATCAGTGAAAGCGGGATCCACACACGTGCTGATGTCGGACGGCTCGTTGAAGCCGGTATCCATGCCATGCTCGTCGGAGAATCGCTCATTCGCGCAGAAGATACGGCGGCCAAGATCCGAGAGCTGATGGGAACACCGGATTCATCACATGTCTAA
- the trpD gene encoding anthranilate phosphoribosyltransferase — protein sequence MIKDAIAKLADRSSLTELEAESVMLEIMEGAATPAQIAAYLMGLRLKGETVEEISGSVRAMRAKAVRIAIGDPLTVDTCGTGGDGAHTFNISTTAAFVIAGAGLTVAKHGNRSVSSKSGSADVLSALGVKIDLPTERVADCINDVGIGFLFAPLYHGAMKHCAGPRQEMGIRTMLNLLGPLTNPAGATIQVLGVYEGRLTSLLGNVLMHLGSQHCFVVHGMDGLDEITLTAKTQVSEAKGGVLSNYLLNPADLGLALVQAKELAGGTSQENAMITRDILQGRKGSKRDIVCLNAAPALVAGRKAENLQDGFRLAGEAIDSGAAAEKLARLIAFTNRG from the coding sequence ATGATCAAAGACGCAATCGCCAAACTTGCCGACCGCTCTTCTCTCACCGAGCTAGAAGCCGAATCGGTGATGCTGGAGATCATGGAAGGCGCAGCGACTCCGGCCCAAATTGCCGCCTACTTGATGGGGCTTCGTCTCAAAGGAGAAACCGTCGAAGAAATATCCGGCTCTGTGCGGGCGATGCGAGCCAAGGCTGTCCGCATCGCCATCGGAGATCCCCTCACTGTGGATACCTGTGGTACGGGCGGGGATGGCGCGCATACGTTCAATATTTCCACGACGGCCGCATTTGTCATCGCAGGGGCAGGCTTAACCGTGGCGAAGCACGGGAACCGTTCGGTGTCATCCAAGTCTGGAAGCGCGGACGTCCTCTCGGCGTTGGGCGTGAAGATCGATCTGCCGACCGAGCGGGTGGCCGATTGTATCAATGATGTCGGCATCGGCTTTCTCTTTGCCCCGCTCTACCATGGAGCCATGAAACATTGCGCCGGTCCTCGACAGGAGATGGGCATTCGAACCATGCTGAATCTTTTAGGCCCGTTGACCAATCCGGCAGGAGCGACCATCCAAGTGCTCGGCGTCTATGAAGGACGATTGACCTCTCTGTTGGGAAACGTCCTCATGCATTTGGGATCGCAACATTGCTTTGTCGTCCATGGGATGGACGGACTCGATGAGATCACCCTGACCGCAAAGACACAGGTGTCAGAGGCCAAAGGGGGCGTGTTGTCGAACTATCTTCTGAACCCGGCGGATCTTGGATTGGCACTGGTCCAGGCTAAAGAGCTTGCAGGAGGGACGTCACAAGAGAACGCGATGATCACGCGTGACATCCTTCAGGGGCGTAAAGGCTCAAAACGGGACATCGTCTGTTTGAATGCCGCTCCGGCTCTTGTCGCTGGGCGCAAGGCGGAAAATCTTCAAGATGGATTCCGCTTGGCTGGTGAGGCCATCGATTCAGGCGCCGCAGCCGAGAAGCTGGCGCGCCTCATCGCATTTACGAATAGGGGATGA
- a CDS encoding LysM peptidoglycan-binding domain-containing protein gives MKEENYVIKSMSRSIYHGVTIVCGMLVLSGCVMAEKYEAEKARSLNFQRLLAQEEKRTGELDNEAKRGKKELMEFEARNRELTAQVQAVREQMARVQEEAEAMKESALLERKAKADMKRAAAPGRKALPVEPALDTTDTVDLSATALGGASEVPAVPEAVASSMGSLRSPTVHVVKPGETLYRISRKYGATVDKVRKWNKLPDDIIEVGQKLIVGQE, from the coding sequence ATGAAAGAGGAGAATTACGTGATCAAGTCAATGTCCAGATCCATCTATCACGGTGTGACGATCGTCTGTGGAATGCTCGTATTGAGCGGATGTGTGATGGCCGAAAAGTATGAGGCGGAAAAGGCGCGCAGCCTGAACTTTCAACGTCTGTTGGCCCAGGAAGAGAAACGAACCGGCGAACTGGATAATGAAGCGAAGCGGGGCAAGAAAGAACTGATGGAGTTTGAGGCCAGAAATCGGGAGCTCACGGCGCAGGTGCAAGCTGTTCGGGAGCAAATGGCCCGTGTGCAGGAAGAAGCCGAAGCGATGAAGGAGTCTGCGCTGCTGGAACGTAAAGCCAAGGCCGATATGAAACGTGCAGCCGCGCCTGGGCGCAAGGCGCTGCCGGTTGAACCGGCTCTGGATACGACCGATACCGTGGACCTGAGCGCGACAGCTCTCGGGGGTGCTTCCGAGGTTCCGGCTGTGCCAGAGGCAGTCGCGTCGTCGATGGGAAGCTTGCGATCGCCCACGGTTCATGTCGTGAAGCCTGGCGAAACGCTCTACCGGATCAGTCGGAAGTATGGCGCCACTGTCGACAAGGTCAGGAAGTGGAACAAGCTGCCGGACGACATTATCGAAGTAGGACAGAAGCTCATTGTAGGCCAAGAATAA
- the trpA gene encoding tryptophan synthase subunit alpha: MTSRLDRTFAQLRLKGEQALIAYVMAGDPSLEETEQLVVELERAGADIIELGVPFSDPIADGPVIQQAAERALRSGTSLRKILPMVTRLRTKTQIPLVLMAYYNNIHAFGPERFCHEAVQAGIDGLIVPDMPPDEAGPLKGPAAAAGLQLIFLLAPTSTADRRKFVARQSQGFVYYVSLTGITGAKLLNVADVGKNVEKIRKVTQVPVAVGFGVATPEDAANVAAIADGVIVGSAIVKQIAAHQQKPDMVNQVAEFVRSLKTAMNASLAKAR; encoded by the coding sequence ATGACATCGAGACTGGACCGAACCTTTGCGCAACTTCGGCTGAAGGGGGAGCAGGCCCTCATTGCGTATGTCATGGCAGGCGACCCTTCACTGGAAGAGACAGAACAACTGGTCGTGGAGTTAGAACGTGCCGGAGCCGACATCATTGAACTGGGTGTTCCATTTTCAGACCCTATCGCCGATGGTCCCGTGATACAGCAGGCAGCGGAGCGAGCGTTGCGCAGCGGGACGTCGCTCCGCAAGATCCTTCCCATGGTGACCAGACTGAGGACCAAGACTCAGATCCCATTGGTCTTGATGGCCTACTACAACAATATCCATGCATTCGGTCCTGAGCGGTTTTGCCATGAGGCGGTCCAAGCCGGTATCGATGGGCTGATCGTACCGGATATGCCGCCGGATGAAGCGGGCCCCCTCAAAGGCCCTGCAGCAGCAGCAGGGCTTCAACTGATTTTTCTCCTTGCTCCCACGAGTACGGCTGACAGGAGGAAATTCGTGGCGCGCCAATCACAAGGCTTCGTGTATTACGTGTCGCTCACCGGGATCACCGGCGCAAAACTGTTGAACGTGGCCGATGTGGGGAAGAATGTCGAGAAGATCAGGAAGGTGACGCAGGTGCCGGTAGCGGTCGGCTTCGGGGTGGCGACACCGGAGGATGCGGCCAACGTGGCAGCCATTGCCGATGGTGTCATTGTCGGCAGCGCCATCGTGAAGCAGATTGCCGCGCACCAGCAGAAGCCGGATATGGTCAATCAGGTCGCAGAATTTGTCCGCTCATTGAAAACAGCGATGAACGCATCGCTGGCTAAGGCCCGCTAG
- a CDS encoding phosphoribosylanthranilate isomerase gives MAKVKICGITSAEDARVAVEAGADALGFIFYRKSPRYIEPAVARLIIMSLPPLVTPVGVFVNEEPQAVRNVMDDCGLAFAQLHGNETATYCQELGRPILKALRVKDRSAFLALAEYRGRAGVRGFVLDAFSDQAYGGTGQVIDWQLAAEAAKAANILLAGGLTPDNVGKAIQAVQPYGVDVSSGVEREPGKKDHEKVRAFIRAAKVVSQA, from the coding sequence ATTGCCAAAGTGAAAATCTGTGGCATCACGAGCGCTGAGGACGCGAGGGTTGCTGTCGAGGCCGGTGCCGATGCCCTCGGCTTCATTTTTTATCGGAAGAGCCCTCGATACATCGAGCCTGCGGTGGCCCGGCTCATCATTATGAGCCTGCCTCCCTTGGTGACCCCTGTGGGGGTTTTCGTCAACGAAGAGCCTCAAGCCGTTCGGAATGTCATGGACGATTGTGGCCTCGCATTCGCCCAGTTGCATGGGAACGAAACCGCGACCTATTGCCAGGAGTTAGGCCGTCCGATCCTCAAAGCACTCCGTGTGAAAGACCGGAGCGCATTTCTTGCGCTGGCGGAGTATCGTGGACGGGCCGGCGTTCGAGGGTTCGTGCTGGACGCCTTTTCCGATCAGGCCTATGGGGGCACCGGACAGGTGATCGATTGGCAACTCGCCGCAGAAGCCGCCAAGGCCGCGAACATCCTCCTGGCCGGAGGGCTCACTCCTGACAATGTCGGGAAGGCTATCCAGGCCGTGCAACCCTATGGCGTGGATGTCAGCAGCGGTGTGGAACGTGAGCCCGGGAAGAAGGATCACGAGAAAGTGCGCGCATTCATTCGCGCTGCCAAGGTTGTCTCTCAAGCCTAG
- the ligA gene encoding NAD-dependent DNA ligase LigA, protein MAHADILARLIALKDEIRRHDYLYYVKDRPEVSDSHYDRLFRELIDLEQAYPELVTPDSPTQRVGAPPLESLIKIPHEQPMLSLDSIVDQEEIQAFDQRMKRELETPSVEYSAEPKFDGLSVELVYDHGMFTRGATRGDGTTGEDVTVNLRTIRSLPLQLQAQSGFPDHLVVRGEVYMRLDDFQALNRRITERGDDAFANPRNAASGSLRQLDSTITATRPLVVTCYEIMALSTPAPFTHWEELEQLARWGIPVPTHRRLCASIDDVIAFHRETESIRDRLLYEIDGVVVKVNRRDWQHRLGMKSRSPRWALAYKFTPRKEITVVQDIVVSVGRTGTLTPVALLKPVEVGGVTISRATLHNADEVARKDIRIGDTVKVERAGDVIPAIAERVPIPNEQRSAPFLIPDHCPVCGSNVGREGAYFYCTGQLVCGAQLKGAIEHFASKHALNIEGLGKKTVAQLVDEGLLRSLADLYRLTKEDLVRLEGFADRSATALVESIAGNTAVSLDRFLMGLGIRQVGQHIAKVLAREFTSLEEIMAADRERLLQIREIGPEISDSLVAYWSEPRNREAIAQLQTLGLQIAPGMARGDRMESPLAGKTFVFTGGLDHFTRDEAQRAVETAGARVASSVSKKTSYVVAGRDPGSKLDQARTLGVSILTEQEFGALIGEEKGQSN, encoded by the coding sequence ATGGCCCACGCCGACATCCTTGCCAGACTGATCGCGCTCAAAGACGAAATCAGACGCCACGACTATCTCTACTACGTCAAGGATCGTCCGGAGGTTTCTGATTCTCACTACGATCGTCTATTCCGCGAGCTGATCGATCTGGAACAAGCGTATCCGGAACTCGTCACGCCCGATTCCCCGACCCAACGGGTCGGCGCGCCACCGCTTGAGTCGCTGATCAAGATTCCCCATGAGCAGCCGATGCTCAGCCTGGACTCGATTGTCGATCAGGAGGAGATTCAAGCATTCGATCAACGGATGAAACGCGAACTGGAAACCCCGTCCGTTGAGTACAGCGCGGAACCAAAGTTCGATGGGTTATCGGTTGAACTGGTCTACGACCATGGAATGTTCACCCGTGGAGCGACCAGGGGCGACGGAACGACCGGAGAGGATGTGACCGTCAACCTGAGAACGATCCGTTCGCTCCCGCTGCAATTGCAAGCGCAGTCCGGATTCCCCGACCATCTTGTCGTACGGGGCGAAGTATACATGCGCCTCGATGATTTCCAAGCCTTGAATCGACGGATCACCGAACGGGGCGACGACGCCTTTGCGAATCCACGCAATGCGGCCTCTGGTTCCCTCCGGCAATTGGATTCCACGATTACCGCGACCCGCCCATTGGTTGTGACCTGTTATGAAATCATGGCCCTCTCCACACCCGCACCTTTCACACATTGGGAGGAGCTTGAGCAATTGGCCAGATGGGGGATCCCGGTGCCGACGCATCGACGACTCTGTGCCTCGATCGACGACGTGATAGCCTTTCACAGGGAAACAGAATCGATCCGGGATCGGCTGCTCTATGAAATCGATGGCGTAGTGGTGAAAGTGAATCGCCGAGACTGGCAACATCGCCTGGGAATGAAATCTCGCAGCCCCCGCTGGGCCCTCGCCTATAAATTTACCCCGCGCAAGGAAATCACCGTCGTACAGGATATCGTCGTGTCTGTCGGGAGAACCGGAACCCTCACACCCGTCGCACTCTTGAAACCGGTGGAAGTCGGTGGCGTCACCATCAGCCGAGCCACCTTACACAACGCCGATGAGGTCGCCAGAAAAGATATTCGGATCGGGGATACCGTCAAAGTTGAACGGGCCGGCGATGTGATTCCCGCCATTGCTGAGCGTGTCCCCATCCCCAATGAGCAACGGAGCGCTCCCTTTCTAATACCGGATCACTGCCCGGTCTGCGGATCGAATGTCGGCCGCGAGGGTGCCTATTTCTACTGTACCGGTCAATTGGTCTGTGGCGCCCAATTGAAGGGGGCAATCGAACACTTTGCGTCCAAGCACGCGCTCAACATCGAAGGCTTAGGAAAGAAGACTGTGGCGCAGCTGGTTGACGAGGGACTGCTACGATCCCTCGCCGATCTCTATCGCCTAACCAAGGAAGATCTCGTACGACTTGAGGGGTTCGCCGATCGGTCTGCCACCGCCCTCGTGGAGTCGATTGCGGGCAATACAGCCGTTTCCCTCGATCGATTTCTGATGGGACTTGGGATTCGACAAGTCGGACAACATATCGCCAAAGTCCTGGCCCGTGAGTTCACGTCTCTTGAAGAGATCATGGCAGCGGATCGGGAACGGCTTCTGCAGATTCGTGAAATTGGCCCTGAGATATCAGACAGCTTGGTGGCCTATTGGTCTGAGCCACGCAATCGAGAAGCCATCGCACAACTCCAAACATTGGGGCTGCAGATCGCACCGGGCATGGCCCGAGGTGATCGAATGGAATCCCCGCTCGCGGGAAAGACATTCGTGTTTACCGGCGGGCTGGATCATTTCACACGAGATGAGGCACAACGAGCCGTTGAAACGGCCGGAGCGCGCGTCGCCTCAAGTGTGAGTAAAAAGACATCGTATGTGGTCGCGGGACGGGACCCAGGCTCCAAACTGGATCAAGCGCGTACACTGGGGGTATCGATTCTGACGGAGCAGGAGTTCGGCGCCTTGATTGGAGAGGAGAAGGGCCAATCTAACTGA
- a CDS encoding hemolysin family protein — translation MDVLILLALITISAVISTAEIGFFAVNDTKLRALVQNHNKRAKMALQLRSDPQRLLATILIGDRLVSTAIPMYAAFLTLNIFEGERTFFNDSVAVVVGLLTFVLLVSVDVIPKTLAAKFAIPVTLNMSYPIYGVELLLKPLLFVMVPFIHKLTGGKGLTLPLVTEEELKIMLEEGGKAGAIEVEKVQMIKNVFQLKDITAEDAMTPRLYVFSLDGNLRLKEAQELLYNSKYSRIPVYDGTLDNITGILYKTRALTELAKGRNEAKLKDIAYPPLFVPSGKTADDLMKQFQQEKRHMAVVVNEFGGVMGIVTLEDLLEEVVGEIMDETDITEELIKRLGKNHILVHSRTEVRKVNDFLKVDLGDEAVTIGGLIQQELGRIPKVGEEVRIANCRILIHEAEPRSIRSVQIFREEKSPAHVESQNLDLVS, via the coding sequence ATGGACGTGCTTATTCTCTTAGCCCTTATTACTATTTCAGCCGTGATATCTACGGCTGAAATCGGTTTCTTTGCTGTTAATGATACGAAGCTGCGGGCGCTTGTCCAGAATCACAATAAACGGGCAAAGATGGCCCTTCAGCTGCGAAGTGACCCGCAGAGGCTGCTCGCCACGATACTCATCGGTGACCGTCTGGTCAGCACGGCTATTCCTATGTATGCAGCCTTCCTGACCTTGAACATCTTCGAGGGGGAACGGACATTTTTTAACGATTCCGTCGCAGTAGTCGTTGGGTTGCTCACATTTGTATTGCTTGTCTCCGTCGACGTCATTCCAAAGACCTTGGCGGCGAAGTTCGCCATACCTGTGACGTTGAACATGTCCTATCCTATCTATGGGGTCGAGCTCCTTCTTAAGCCGCTTCTCTTCGTGATGGTTCCGTTCATCCATAAACTTACCGGAGGGAAGGGCCTGACGCTTCCTCTAGTCACGGAAGAGGAACTGAAGATCATGCTGGAAGAGGGGGGGAAGGCCGGGGCGATTGAGGTCGAGAAGGTGCAGATGATCAAGAACGTCTTCCAGCTCAAAGACATCACCGCTGAAGACGCGATGACCCCTCGCCTCTATGTCTTCTCCTTGGATGGGAACCTGCGCCTGAAGGAGGCCCAAGAGCTTCTCTATAACTCGAAATATTCACGGATTCCCGTATATGACGGGACGTTGGATAACATCACGGGCATTCTGTACAAGACGAGAGCACTCACTGAGCTCGCCAAGGGGAGGAATGAGGCCAAGCTCAAGGATATTGCCTATCCGCCGCTGTTCGTGCCGTCCGGCAAAACCGCAGACGACCTGATGAAGCAGTTTCAGCAGGAGAAACGCCATATGGCCGTCGTGGTGAACGAGTTCGGTGGCGTCATGGGGATTGTCACACTTGAGGATCTTCTCGAAGAAGTGGTCGGAGAGATCATGGACGAAACAGACATCACCGAAGAGCTGATCAAGCGGCTAGGGAAGAACCATATTTTGGTTCACAGCAGGACCGAAGTGCGCAAGGTCAACGACTTCCTGAAGGTCGATCTCGGCGACGAAGCGGTGACGATCGGAGGGCTCATTCAGCAGGAACTTGGGAGAATTCCCAAGGTGGGAGAAGAAGTGCGGATCGCCAACTGTCGAATCCTCATCCATGAAGCCGAGCCTCGATCCATTCGAAGTGTCCAAATCTTTCGTGAAGAGAAATCCCCGGCCCACGTCGAATCCCAGAACCTCGACCTCGTCAGTTAG